From the genome of Methylomonas sp. UP202, one region includes:
- a CDS encoding RNA polymerase sigma factor → MSQSASLPLLWTEAFALELQTFFTNRLKCPEAAADLTHETYLRLHQSMTRAPADNARALAFRIAVNLAIDYQRRLNVRNQHLADSDSDTYADTVADPAGNEPSKILISRERYAALQAALAELPADCRTAFLLNRVEDLSYLEIAQRMGISRSKVGRLLEQALAHCTRKLEP, encoded by the coding sequence ATGAGCCAATCCGCCAGTCTTCCGCTATTGTGGACCGAGGCCTTCGCGCTTGAACTTCAGACCTTTTTCACCAATCGCTTGAAATGTCCGGAGGCGGCGGCCGATCTGACGCACGAAACCTATTTGCGCCTGCACCAGAGCATGACTCGGGCACCGGCGGACAATGCCAGGGCGCTGGCATTTAGAATAGCCGTGAATCTGGCAATCGACTACCAGCGCCGGTTGAATGTTCGAAATCAGCATCTCGCCGACTCCGACAGCGATACCTATGCCGATACCGTAGCCGACCCGGCTGGTAACGAGCCTTCGAAGATCTTGATTTCGAGAGAACGTTACGCCGCGCTACAAGCCGCGCTGGCGGAGCTACCCGCCGATTGCCGCACCGCCTTTCTGTTAAACCGGGTCGAGGACTTAAGTTACCTGGAAATTGCTCAGCGGATGGGCATTTCGCGCAGCAAGGTCGGCCGCCTGCTGGAACAAGCCCTAGCCCACTGCACGCGGAAACTGGAACCATGA
- a CDS encoding FecR domain-containing protein gives MTTVPQAAPGPDSDGLTAAKQQAVHWLIRLNAGDLSEQETQAFADWLSQDYRHSEALAAVEQVFQDMTTVATLETRAAPALSIPRDAPGAELVAFGRHRLGGWSNTIFAEKRLAIAAALLLAVSAVSPLGSRWLDSCRSDYRTATGEQREIELVDGSRLLMNTDTAVSVDADATVRRLKLYRGQARFWVAADRNRPFEVQAGDLTVRALGTIFEVYVSQSGETRILVQEHAVAVSAGASDRREVGEGQQLDYRPGQALAAAEPADLDQATAWQQGQLTINDRPLAELIADLERYRSGRILLAGADLAKLRVTGVFPLSEPDRILSAVRTILHLRQTDLGPWLTILHR, from the coding sequence ATGACCACCGTACCGCAAGCCGCGCCTGGCCCCGATTCCGACGGTTTAACCGCCGCCAAGCAACAAGCCGTCCATTGGCTGATCCGCTTGAATGCCGGCGATTTGAGCGAGCAGGAAACACAGGCTTTCGCCGATTGGTTATCTCAGGATTACCGACACTCGGAAGCGCTCGCCGCCGTCGAACAAGTCTTTCAAGATATGACGACGGTAGCCACGCTGGAAACTCGCGCCGCACCGGCACTATCGATCCCCCGTGACGCCCCCGGCGCCGAGCTCGTCGCGTTTGGCCGGCACCGGCTCGGCGGCTGGTCAAACACCATATTTGCGGAAAAACGTTTGGCGATCGCGGCGGCCCTACTGCTGGCGGTATCGGCTGTCTCACCGCTAGGCAGCCGTTGGCTGGACAGCTGTCGTAGCGACTATCGCACCGCGACCGGCGAACAGCGCGAGATCGAACTGGTCGACGGCAGTCGACTGCTGATGAACACAGACACCGCTGTTTCGGTCGACGCCGACGCCACGGTCAGACGACTCAAACTGTATCGCGGTCAAGCCCGTTTCTGGGTTGCCGCCGATCGAAACCGGCCCTTCGAAGTGCAAGCCGGCGATCTTACCGTCCGCGCCTTAGGCACTATCTTCGAGGTCTACGTCAGCCAAAGCGGCGAGACGCGCATCCTCGTACAGGAACACGCGGTGGCGGTGAGCGCTGGTGCCAGCGACCGCCGCGAAGTGGGCGAAGGCCAACAACTCGACTATCGGCCCGGCCAAGCGCTGGCCGCCGCGGAACCGGCCGATCTCGATCAAGCCACGGCCTGGCAGCAGGGGCAACTAACCATCAACGACCGGCCTTTAGCCGAGCTGATTGCGGATTTGGAACGCTACCGCTCCGGGCGCATTCTGCTCGCCGGTGCCGACTTAGCAAAATTGCGCGTAACCGGCGTATTTCCGTTAAGCGAGCCGGATCGGATTTTATCCGCCGTTCGCACCATTCTTCATTTACGGCAAACCGACTTGGGACCTTGGCTGACGATCCTGCACCGCTGA
- a CDS encoding TonB-dependent receptor, producing the protein MTANHSKRRGNHNVMLNCATALLAAFVGGSYSIDSARAEALPRAYHIPAQSLNNALMKFASESRLTILFTADQVRGLNSEAIEGQMTPQQALERLLRGSGYRFRFIDQNTVTLDKTAETPTTPAPDTLPPVSIVGKAVYDATAPFNPDYKLPNASTATKTDTPIMETPFSVQVVSKQVLQDRQAVRLEKALEYVSGVVQGGFNQQTSDGFMVRGFQTTNYYRDGTLMPISFALASTKRETANLESVEVLKGPGSLLYGRAEPGGVINIVTKQPLSTPYYSVQQQFGSYAFYRTTVDATGPLSSDDSLLYRANLSYENSGSNRDFVNTDKVFFAPVLKWNIGPRTQASFELEYQHFNTIQDIGIPPIGNRPAQVARNRNLAEPFNSQWNGDSLLVGVNWSHEFNDRWKIVNKFLTQRVDIDNAYTSFATFEPVLSDGNFNLKTISFPKQRNENYFTTVNLLGKIEHAQLTHDVLFGFDYMNVRYMANINNSSALWPNNLFNPVYQTSTPGFDPAAQFTYSQTQSWYGLYFQDQITLPHGWHLMGGLRYDNANLRDNVSGLDSPGEDRVNPRGGVLWQPMPWLSLYGSYTENFGVSNSSFNADGHNLPPQTAQQWETGVKTELLDGKLRSTLSYFDLKQQNLPTSIPGSFYYRALGGAETRGIEFDSTGEILPGWNLIASYTYMPFAKITKDVDSDGNIGNQGHRLFAAPEHFGSVWNTYEFQQGQLQGFKLGAGLVAVGQRQGNPENLYQVPGYVTLNLMTSYQTHIARTKVTAQLNADNILDKTYFVGTNSANQIQFGAPLSLMGSVRVDF; encoded by the coding sequence GTGACAGCAAATCACTCGAAACGCCGCGGAAACCACAACGTCATGCTGAATTGCGCCACGGCGTTGTTGGCCGCTTTTGTCGGAGGCTCGTATAGCATCGACTCCGCACGCGCCGAAGCACTACCGCGCGCTTACCACATTCCCGCTCAATCGTTAAACAACGCGCTGATGAAATTCGCCAGCGAATCCAGACTGACAATCCTGTTTACCGCCGACCAAGTCCGCGGCCTGAACAGCGAAGCGATCGAAGGCCAAATGACGCCGCAACAGGCTTTGGAACGTCTATTGCGCGGCAGTGGCTACCGCTTCCGCTTCATCGACCAAAACACGGTGACGTTGGATAAAACCGCCGAGACACCCACCACGCCTGCCCCCGACACGTTGCCGCCGGTTTCTATAGTCGGGAAAGCGGTCTACGACGCGACGGCCCCATTCAACCCAGACTACAAGTTACCGAATGCGTCGACGGCCACCAAAACCGATACGCCAATCATGGAAACGCCGTTTTCGGTGCAAGTAGTATCCAAACAAGTGCTGCAGGATCGCCAAGCCGTGCGTCTGGAGAAAGCCCTGGAATACGTCAGCGGGGTGGTTCAAGGCGGATTCAACCAGCAGACTTCGGACGGTTTCATGGTTCGCGGCTTTCAAACCACCAATTATTATCGGGATGGCACGTTGATGCCGATCAGCTTTGCTCTGGCCTCCACCAAACGCGAAACCGCCAATCTAGAAAGCGTCGAGGTTCTTAAAGGCCCCGGCTCGCTACTTTATGGTAGAGCGGAGCCGGGCGGCGTGATTAATATCGTCACCAAACAACCGCTATCCACCCCTTATTATTCGGTACAACAACAATTTGGCTCGTATGCGTTTTATCGGACAACGGTCGATGCCACCGGCCCGCTATCCAGCGACGATAGCTTGCTTTATCGAGCAAATTTATCGTACGAGAACTCCGGATCGAATCGGGACTTTGTCAATACCGATAAAGTCTTTTTCGCACCGGTCTTAAAATGGAATATCGGTCCGAGAACCCAAGCATCGTTCGAACTCGAATACCAACACTTCAACACCATTCAAGATATTGGCATTCCGCCTATAGGCAATCGGCCCGCGCAAGTCGCCAGGAATCGGAATCTAGCCGAACCCTTCAACAGCCAATGGAACGGCGACAGTCTATTGGTGGGCGTCAATTGGTCGCACGAATTTAACGACCGCTGGAAAATCGTCAATAAATTCCTGACCCAGCGCGTCGACATCGACAACGCCTACACTAGCTTCGCGACCTTCGAGCCGGTATTGTCGGACGGCAACTTCAATCTCAAAACCATTAGTTTTCCGAAGCAACGCAACGAAAACTATTTCACCACCGTGAATCTGCTCGGCAAAATCGAACATGCCCAGCTAACGCACGACGTATTGTTCGGTTTCGACTATATGAACGTCCGTTACATGGCCAACATCAATAATTCCTCGGCATTGTGGCCCAACAATCTGTTTAACCCGGTGTATCAAACGTCGACGCCGGGATTCGATCCGGCGGCGCAGTTTACCTATTCGCAAACTCAATCCTGGTATGGCCTATATTTTCAGGACCAGATTACGTTGCCGCACGGCTGGCACTTGATGGGCGGCTTGCGTTACGACAACGCCAACTTGCGCGACAACGTCTCGGGTTTGGATTCGCCGGGCGAAGACCGCGTCAATCCTCGCGGTGGGGTTTTATGGCAACCCATGCCCTGGCTGTCTTTGTACGGCAGCTACACCGAGAATTTCGGGGTATCCAATAGCTCGTTCAATGCCGACGGCCATAATTTGCCGCCGCAAACCGCACAACAGTGGGAGACCGGCGTAAAAACCGAATTGCTCGACGGCAAATTGCGCTCCACCCTGTCCTACTTCGACCTGAAACAGCAAAACTTGCCGACGTCCATTCCCGGAAGCTTTTACTACCGCGCGTTAGGAGGCGCGGAAACCCGCGGCATCGAATTCGACAGTACCGGTGAAATCCTGCCCGGTTGGAACCTGATCGCGTCTTATACCTATATGCCGTTCGCGAAAATCACCAAGGACGTTGACAGCGACGGCAATATCGGCAATCAGGGCCACCGTTTGTTCGCGGCCCCGGAACACTTTGGCAGCGTTTGGAACACCTACGAGTTTCAACAGGGCCAATTGCAAGGTTTCAAATTAGGCGCCGGTTTGGTGGCCGTAGGCCAAAGACAGGGTAATCCCGAGAACCTCTACCAGGTGCCCGGTTACGTTACCTTGAATCTGATGACGAGCTACCAAACCCATATCGCCAGAACCAAAGTCACCGCGCAGCTAAACGCCGATAACATACTGGATAAGACCTATTTCGTCGGCACCAACAGCGCCAATCAAATCCAATTCGGTGCGCCACTCAGCCTAATGGGCTCGGTCCGCGTCGACTTTTAA
- a CDS encoding ankyrin repeat domain-containing protein, translated as MRFTPFSTSYGPIWRVTRDFQLAVECEIAQFKDENGKEHHRVLKDDERILREAKEMRTPDSNPWYLISRLPGLTAFEAVLAAGWDINSSGNSRTTPLWVAIYENRLDLVKALLLAGALPNVYPEEPEKGFEYRSVTPIEYAITSSEDSYDLAKVLIETVGSKNVKAQNGDSALSEAILYERPDIIELLFNNGAEVDDRSVHHWLETAENDSAEKVLQLLLAHGLDLNKSYSFKFPVSGIKRINENTLSVGPNITFAEKQLTPLEFARYMGNKPAEKLLIQSGAR; from the coding sequence ATGCGCTTCACTCCGTTCAGCACATCCTACGGTCCTATTTGGCGGGTAACGCGTGATTTCCAACTGGCTGTGGAATGTGAAATTGCGCAATTTAAAGATGAAAACGGAAAAGAACATCATCGTGTTCTGAAAGATGACGAACGCATTCTTCGGGAAGCCAAAGAAATGCGAACCCCTGATAGTAATCCGTGGTATTTGATTAGTCGATTGCCCGGACTCACTGCTTTTGAAGCGGTGCTTGCCGCTGGTTGGGATATAAATTCATCTGGGAATAGCCGAACAACTCCGTTATGGGTGGCTATTTATGAAAACCGATTAGATTTGGTCAAAGCGCTCTTGTTAGCGGGTGCTTTGCCAAATGTCTATCCGGAAGAGCCGGAAAAGGGGTTTGAATACCGATCGGTGACTCCTATTGAATATGCAATCACTTCTTCTGAAGATTCCTACGACTTGGCGAAGGTCCTCATCGAAACCGTGGGTAGTAAAAACGTAAAGGCTCAAAATGGTGACAGTGCATTATCTGAAGCAATTCTTTATGAAAGACCTGACATTATCGAGCTTTTATTTAATAACGGCGCAGAAGTCGACGACCGGTCTGTACATCATTGGTTGGAAACTGCCGAAAATGATTCGGCGGAGAAGGTGCTGCAGCTTTTGCTGGCGCATGGATTGGACTTAAACAAGAGTTACAGTTTTAAATTCCCTGTTTCCGGTATCAAACGGATTAATGAAAATACGTTGTCTGTAGGCCCTAACATTACATTTGCCGAAAAGCAATTGACCCCGCTTGAGTTTGCGAGATATATGGGTAATAAGCCAGCCGAGAAATTACTTATTCAGTCTGGAGCCAGATAA
- a CDS encoding transposase, whose protein sequence is MGRSCYRILQSQYPHFITCTVLNWIPMFTRPATVQIVLDALHYRQLRNGWRIYAFVILENHMHLLIQADDLANQIAHFKSYTARQLIDYLHEIKAERLLAQLKWFRKAHKTDRDYQLWEEGSHPQLIDNPEVLRQKLDYIHLNPVKRGYVDLPEHWRYSSARSYAGMEGLLPIYRDWF, encoded by the coding sequence ATGGGCCGCAGCTGCTACCGTATTCTCCAGTCTCAATATCCGCACTTCATAACCTGCACCGTGCTCAACTGGATACCCATGTTCACCCGGCCGGCCACCGTGCAAATCGTATTGGATGCCTTGCATTATCGCCAACTACGGAACGGCTGGCGAATTTATGCTTTTGTGATATTGGAAAATCACATGCATCTGCTAATACAAGCCGACGATCTAGCCAATCAAATCGCCCACTTCAAATCCTACACCGCCCGCCAATTGATCGACTATTTACACGAAATCAAAGCCGAGCGGCTATTGGCCCAACTCAAATGGTTTCGCAAAGCACATAAAACCGACCGGGACTATCAATTGTGGGAAGAAGGCAGCCATCCGCAGTTGATCGATAATCCCGAAGTCTTACGGCAAAAACTGGATTACATCCATCTCAACCCGGTCAAACGCGGTTATGTCGATTTGCCGGAACATTGGCGCTATTCCAGTGCGCGCAGTTATGCCGGCATGGAGGGCTTATTGCCGATTTATCGGGATTGGTTTTAA
- a CDS encoding hydrogenase expression/formation C-terminal domain-containing protein, with amino-acid sequence MGYFNSQDKLILNTQEVSEVPNVVCASAEDIADNHQRLQETLQVYL; translated from the coding sequence GTGGGTTATTTTAACTCGCAGGATAAGTTAATCCTGAATACGCAGGAAGTCAGCGAGGTGCCGAACGTAGTTTGTGCGTCGGCGGAAGACATCGCCGACAACCATCAGCGCTTGCAGGAAACTTTGCAGGTGTATTTGTGA
- a CDS encoding rubredoxin — protein sequence MSEGFFAGTYGGDASRLPAEAKLECKICWHVYDPANGDAVWQVPPGTAFANLPEHWSCSRWGAPKQGFLLLDEPV from the coding sequence GTGAGCGAAGGTTTCTTCGCCGGCACCTACGGCGGCGATGCCTCGCGCTTGCCGGCGGAAGCCAAGCTGGAGTGCAAGATTTGCTGGCATGTCTACGATCCGGCCAACGGAGACGCCGTCTGGCAAGTGCCGCCCGGCACGGCCTTTGCCAATTTGCCTGAGCATTGGAGTTGCTCGCGATGGGGTGCGCCGAAGCAGGGATTTTTGCTTTTGGACGAACCCGTATAA
- a CDS encoding TatD family hydrolase has translation MYTDLHCHSVRPEAELSLINFDLASLNANDVDAAIEAAGRSRISAGLHPWYLAEPTLTPAFDALERLSPYLAAVGECGLDRCAATPYELQRRTFIRQIECAERWEKPLIVHCVRAYGDLLALRQGLKPKQVWIVHGFTGKQGLAEQLVGAGCYLSFGKALLNPRASARDSWRATPLDRVFLETDAADISIATIHAEAATIRGLDLTALQRQLVANFDRVFR, from the coding sequence ATGTATACAGACCTACACTGCCACTCCGTTCGGCCGGAAGCCGAGCTTAGCCTGATCAATTTCGACTTGGCCTCGCTAAACGCCAACGACGTCGACGCCGCCATCGAAGCGGCCGGGCGAAGCCGTATCAGCGCCGGACTGCATCCGTGGTACTTGGCCGAGCCTACTCTGACGCCAGCCTTCGACGCCTTGGAGCGTTTGTCGCCCTATCTGGCCGCGGTCGGCGAATGCGGTTTGGATCGATGCGCCGCTACGCCTTACGAACTACAACGGCGGACTTTCATCCGTCAGATCGAATGCGCCGAACGCTGGGAAAAACCGTTGATCGTGCATTGCGTGCGAGCTTACGGCGATTTGCTGGCGCTGCGGCAAGGGTTAAAACCCAAGCAAGTTTGGATCGTGCATGGCTTTACCGGCAAGCAGGGCTTGGCCGAGCAACTCGTCGGCGCCGGCTGCTATTTGAGTTTCGGCAAGGCCTTGCTGAACCCGCGCGCCTCGGCCAGAGACAGTTGGCGCGCGACGCCGCTGGATCGGGTGTTCCTGGAAACCGACGCGGCCGACATCTCGATTGCGACAATCCATGCCGAAGCGGCTACAATTCGCGGCCTTGATTTAACCGCGCTGCAACGCCAACTCGTTGCCAATTTCGATAGAGTGTTTCGATGA
- a CDS encoding tRNA threonylcarbamoyladenosine dehydratase: protein MTDLSWLSRTELLIGKPKLDKLQQSHVLVVGMGGVGSYAAEFICRAGVGKMTIVDGDVVEASNRNRQLPALATTHGQPKADVMGARLLAINPDLDLTIKYEFITPDTAATLLDECHYDYIVDAIDSLTPKIHLIRAAKARKLKIVCSMGAGGKLDPTHLKVVDISKTYNCPFAQFIRIRLRKHGIHRGVKVVFSPEVVNKDSLMFTDGSNYKKSAYGTISYLPAAFGGVCASVVIRNLIHDPAHH, encoded by the coding sequence ATGACCGACTTAAGCTGGCTGTCCCGTACCGAATTGCTGATCGGCAAGCCCAAACTCGACAAGCTGCAACAATCTCACGTGTTGGTGGTCGGCATGGGCGGGGTCGGCTCCTATGCGGCGGAATTCATCTGCCGGGCCGGCGTCGGCAAAATGACCATCGTCGACGGCGACGTCGTCGAAGCCAGCAACCGCAATCGGCAACTGCCGGCACTGGCGACCACCCACGGCCAGCCCAAGGCCGACGTGATGGGCGCCCGGCTGCTGGCGATCAATCCCGACCTCGATCTGACCATTAAATACGAATTCATCACGCCGGATACCGCCGCCACGCTGCTGGACGAATGCCACTACGACTACATCGTCGACGCGATCGACAGTTTGACGCCGAAAATCCATCTGATCCGGGCAGCCAAGGCGCGCAAGCTGAAAATCGTCTGTTCGATGGGCGCCGGCGGCAAACTCGATCCTACCCACTTGAAAGTCGTCGACATATCCAAGACGTACAACTGCCCGTTCGCCCAGTTCATTCGAATACGCTTGCGCAAACACGGCATTCATCGCGGCGTGAAAGTGGTGTTTTCGCCGGAAGTGGTGAACAAGGATTCGTTGATGTTCACCGACGGCAGCAATTACAAGAAATCGGCCTACGGCACGATTTCCTATCTGCCGGCGGCTTTCGGCGGGGTTTGCGCGTCGGTGGTGATCCGCAATTTGATCCACGACCCGGCCCATCACTGA